A single genomic interval of Sphingobium sp. EM0848 harbors:
- a CDS encoding universal stress protein: protein MKSVLLHIHEDHGAESRLQAACDLARASGAHIHCVQVTAMPDFVAADMYGGASMAPAMMAELYDIDEKARRRTEERLRREDVSWDWRHVEGDMVHGLLSAATLTDGIIVTLPSGARKELADPLHLAADLALAGRTPVIAVPQDAKSFPVTGRAVVAWEGSQEASAALRLSIPLLKLAEEVHVVTVEEAGKYPFPATDAPEYLARHGIKCQFHTWPQDGRTVEAALKASIGVLKPDWMVMGAFGHSRLREMVFGGVTRTMLREVHVPLLLAH, encoded by the coding sequence ATGAAATCGGTCCTGCTGCACATTCATGAAGATCATGGCGCGGAAAGCCGTCTGCAAGCGGCCTGCGATCTGGCCCGCGCGTCGGGCGCGCATATCCATTGCGTGCAAGTGACGGCCATGCCTGATTTCGTCGCGGCGGACATGTATGGCGGCGCATCCATGGCGCCGGCCATGATGGCGGAACTGTACGACATCGACGAAAAGGCGCGGCGGCGCACAGAGGAGCGGCTGCGGCGGGAAGATGTGAGCTGGGACTGGCGCCATGTCGAGGGCGACATGGTGCACGGCCTGCTCTCTGCCGCCACGCTGACCGACGGGATCATCGTCACCCTGCCGTCAGGCGCACGCAAGGAACTGGCTGATCCGCTGCATCTGGCCGCCGATCTGGCGCTGGCCGGGCGGACGCCGGTGATCGCGGTGCCGCAGGATGCGAAATCCTTTCCCGTGACAGGCCGCGCGGTCGTGGCCTGGGAGGGGTCGCAGGAAGCCTCCGCCGCGCTGCGGCTGTCCATACCGCTGCTGAAGCTGGCGGAGGAAGTCCATGTCGTGACCGTGGAGGAAGCAGGCAAATATCCCTTCCCCGCTACCGATGCGCCGGAATATCTGGCTCGCCACGGCATCAAATGCCAGTTCCACACCTGGCCGCAGGACGGCCGCACCGTGGAAGCCGCGCTGAAGGCCTCGATCGGCGTGCTGAAGCCCGACTGGATGGTGATGGGCGCATTTGGCCATAGTCGCCTGCGCGAAATGGTGTTCGGCGGCGTCACCCGCACGATGCTGCGCGAAGTGCACGTCCCGCTCTTGCTGGCGCACTGA
- a CDS encoding GNAT family N-acetyltransferase, with product MTELCTRSGFVFRLRPAIADDGEALTAFFGQVSDDDRRFRFLSAVQALTSGQLAELTRHEPQMHENFLALDTEGAIIAVATLAADKARETGEVAIAIRADHKGRGIGWTLLDHMAREAKGWGIKRLQSIESRENHAAITLEQEKGFSALPVEGDSSLILLERRF from the coding sequence ATGACCGAACTTTGCACCCGCAGCGGTTTTGTTTTCCGCCTACGCCCCGCGATCGCCGATGATGGCGAGGCACTGACGGCCTTTTTCGGGCAGGTGTCCGATGATGATCGACGCTTCCGCTTCCTGAGCGCGGTTCAGGCGCTGACATCCGGGCAATTGGCGGAGCTGACGCGGCATGAGCCGCAAATGCATGAGAATTTCCTGGCTCTCGACACGGAGGGCGCGATCATCGCCGTTGCCACGCTGGCGGCGGACAAGGCGCGCGAAACCGGCGAGGTCGCCATCGCCATTCGTGCCGATCACAAGGGACGCGGCATAGGTTGGACCCTGCTCGATCATATGGCACGGGAGGCGAAAGGGTGGGGGATCAAACGACTCCAGTCGATCGAGAGCCGCGAAAATCACGCCGCCATCACGCTGGAACAGGAAAAGGGCTTCTCCGCCTTGCCGGTCGAAGGGGATTCATCGCTGATACTGTTGGAACGAAGGTTCTGA
- a CDS encoding aldo/keto reductase codes for MLSKVRIGSTDLSVSPLCYGTNQLGTAIRQPEADAILDRFAALGGNFLDTARSYGDWIPDAPKGASERAIGAWLKGRRREDFVIATKGGFYDMRAGDYRNRVTPEDIRSDLMESLAHLGVDTIDLYWLHMDNADASVGPIMDVLIDAKAEGKIRWFGASNWTAARVLEANAYARAKGSEGFVALEPFWGLAKPDEAHAAQQGYVLYFEEHGEQALKDSGLAIMPYCSQSRGYFALREKGEVPDWLNAFYNNPANDARFEAARRIAGQHGVGINDVALAYLVNQPQQTIPIFGASSPERVEESVKAAELHLSSEELTALRAE; via the coding sequence ATGCTTTCAAAGGTCAGGATCGGCAGCACCGATCTTTCGGTCAGCCCCCTGTGCTACGGCACCAACCAGTTAGGGACAGCCATCCGCCAGCCGGAAGCGGATGCGATATTGGACCGCTTCGCGGCGCTGGGCGGCAATTTTCTGGACACCGCCCGTTCCTATGGGGACTGGATTCCTGATGCGCCCAAAGGCGCGAGCGAGCGGGCGATCGGTGCCTGGCTCAAGGGTCGCAGGCGGGAGGATTTCGTCATCGCCACAAAGGGCGGTTTCTACGACATGCGGGCGGGTGATTATCGCAATCGCGTGACGCCCGAGGATATTCGCAGCGACCTCATGGAGAGCCTCGCGCATCTGGGCGTCGACACGATCGACCTTTACTGGCTGCACATGGACAATGCGGATGCGTCGGTCGGCCCCATTATGGACGTGCTGATTGACGCCAAGGCCGAAGGCAAGATCCGCTGGTTCGGTGCGTCGAACTGGACCGCCGCCCGCGTGCTGGAAGCCAATGCATATGCACGGGCCAAGGGTAGCGAAGGCTTTGTCGCGCTGGAACCGTTCTGGGGCCTCGCCAAGCCCGATGAAGCCCATGCGGCGCAGCAGGGCTATGTGCTCTATTTCGAGGAGCATGGCGAACAGGCACTGAAGGACAGCGGCCTTGCCATCATGCCTTATTGCTCGCAGAGCCGCGGTTATTTCGCCCTGCGCGAGAAGGGCGAAGTGCCTGACTGGCTGAACGCCTTCTACAACAATCCGGCCAATGATGCCCGGTTCGAGGCGGCCCGGCGGATCGCCGGACAGCATGGCGTCGGCATCAATGATGTCGCGCTGGCCTATCTCGTCAATCAACCGCAGCAGACCATTCCGATTTTCGGCGCATCCAGCCCGGAACGGGTGGAGGAAAGCGTGAAGGCAGCCGAACTGCACCTGTCATCAGAAGAGCTGACCGCGCTGCGGGCGGAATAA
- a CDS encoding Lrp/AsnC family transcriptional regulator, whose product MQIRSGRVTTPPSLDSLDTNIIEILRTNGRATNQEIAERLSVTAATVSARLQKMEDARVMRVVAVTDFAAHDYNVIIALGVNVQGRDVEAVARDLAKLNEVLSVNIMSGSHDIELLVALHDFAEVQQLLFAHIADIEGVSHITPGIAVDMVKFEFNVVPL is encoded by the coding sequence ATGCAGATCAGAAGCGGGCGGGTCACGACACCGCCGTCGCTGGACAGTCTCGACACCAATATTATCGAGATATTGCGTACCAACGGACGGGCCACCAACCAGGAAATAGCCGAGCGATTATCCGTCACTGCCGCGACCGTTTCTGCCCGCCTGCAGAAGATGGAGGACGCCCGCGTCATGCGCGTCGTTGCGGTCACTGATTTCGCGGCGCATGACTATAATGTCATCATCGCGCTTGGCGTGAACGTTCAGGGCCGCGATGTAGAGGCGGTCGCACGCGATCTGGCCAAGCTGAACGAGGTGTTGAGCGTCAACATCATGAGCGGCAGCCACGATATCGAATTGCTGGTCGCCCTGCATGATTTCGCCGAGGTGCAGCAACTGCTGTTCGCCCATATCGCCGACATCGAGGGCGTGTCGCATATCACGCCGGGGATTGCCGTCGATATGGTGAAGTTCGAATTCAACGTGGTGCCGCTGTGA
- a CDS encoding Lrp/AsnC family transcriptional regulator, which yields MSNSVSTSRLDQLDHGIVERLARDARISNRAIAAELGVTEGTIRTRIKRLQNEGLIQFTVVTDFRMAGSPNLCMLGIDAEPSHVEELARSLSDIPEITCVILLLGRYSLLAMGLFTNLEQLNDLVVQRIRPLPGVQRVETSISVHNLKYEAGIAKITRKEGEG from the coding sequence GTGAGCAATTCCGTTTCTACATCCCGCCTTGACCAGCTCGACCATGGCATCGTCGAAAGACTTGCCCGCGACGCGCGCATTTCCAACCGGGCCATCGCTGCCGAGCTGGGCGTGACCGAAGGCACCATTCGCACCCGCATCAAGCGGTTGCAGAATGAAGGGCTGATCCAGTTCACCGTCGTCACCGACTTCCGGATGGCCGGATCACCCAATCTGTGCATGCTGGGGATCGATGCCGAACCCTCCCATGTCGAGGAACTGGCGCGCAGCCTGTCGGACATTCCGGAAATCACCTGCGTTATTCTGCTGCTCGGCCGTTACAGCCTGCTGGCCATGGGCTTGTTCACCAATTTGGAGCAGTTGAACGATCTGGTCGTACAACGCATCCGGCCTCTGCCGGGGGTGCAGCGGGTGGAGACTTCCATTTCGGTGCATAACCTCAAATATGAGGCGGGTATTGCCAAGATCACGCGGAAGGAAGGCGAGGGTTAA
- a CDS encoding helix-turn-helix transcriptional regulator encodes MDDPNDPDAVPVTAIADEADAFSLLQALYGGLTANPPWEAFLRALAVAADAPFATLLVATGHSGIASQVTPGADPTRSAEYQQLFTADPFVDLPEGQAVIFSDFVRHVPPRFREWLDKTGSGQIMGVDLHAPSGASVRLRITRDMSWPDFGERELALMARLVPHLRIALDLHARLTSTQAERQIFSSAMEGLAVASFILARDGRILRRNAVADRMLGDATALAERNGRLEPRLNAAAATLDRLLRNPPAAGEEQRLEIAVPQGQALRGVARALPTDAYGDGASLALFLADPARVEGPDPESLRDRFQLTPAEAGLAVQLAQGASLVDAARTLDIAHNTARAHLRAIFAKTGTHRQGQLVHLLRTSAGGLAV; translated from the coding sequence ATGGATGATCCGAACGATCCCGATGCCGTGCCGGTGACGGCTATTGCCGATGAGGCGGACGCCTTCTCCCTGCTGCAGGCGCTTTATGGCGGGTTGACGGCAAATCCGCCGTGGGAGGCGTTCCTGCGCGCGCTGGCGGTGGCGGCCGACGCACCCTTCGCTACGTTGCTGGTCGCCACCGGGCATAGCGGGATCGCGTCACAAGTCACCCCCGGTGCCGATCCGACCCGTTCCGCCGAATATCAGCAGCTTTTCACCGCCGACCCTTTCGTCGACCTGCCCGAAGGCCAGGCCGTGATCTTCAGCGATTTCGTGCGACATGTTCCGCCCCGCTTCCGCGAATGGCTGGACAAGACCGGAAGCGGCCAGATCATGGGAGTCGACCTGCATGCGCCATCCGGCGCATCCGTGCGGCTGCGTATCACCCGCGACATGAGCTGGCCCGATTTCGGAGAACGGGAACTGGCTCTGATGGCGCGGCTGGTGCCACATCTACGGATCGCACTGGACCTGCACGCCCGACTGACATCGACCCAGGCCGAGCGACAGATATTCAGCAGCGCGATGGAAGGGCTGGCGGTCGCGAGCTTCATTCTGGCGCGCGATGGGCGAATTCTGCGGCGCAACGCCGTGGCAGACCGGATGCTGGGCGATGCGACCGCCTTGGCAGAACGCAATGGACGGCTGGAACCACGGCTGAACGCTGCCGCAGCCACACTGGATCGCCTGTTGCGCAACCCGCCCGCGGCCGGGGAAGAGCAAAGGCTGGAAATCGCCGTTCCGCAGGGCCAGGCGCTGCGCGGGGTGGCTCGGGCATTGCCGACCGACGCTTATGGCGACGGGGCCAGTCTGGCGCTGTTTCTGGCCGATCCGGCGCGGGTCGAGGGACCTGATCCCGAATCGCTGCGCGATCGGTTCCAGCTCACACCCGCCGAGGCGGGACTTGCGGTGCAGCTGGCCCAAGGCGCATCGCTGGTGGATGCAGCGCGAACGCTCGATATCGCCCATAATACGGCGCGGGCGCATCTGCGCGCGATCTTCGCCAAAACAGGCACGCACCGACAGGGCCAGCTGGTGCATCTGCTGCGGACCAGCGCGGGAGGGTTGGCGGTTTAA
- a CDS encoding nuclear transport factor 2 family protein, producing the protein MAYSLQQLSDMEDIRTLKHRYFRGIDTADMALLATLFTDDVSVEYRGGGYKVKLAGRDNMMDFLANSFHSGTAAMHHGHMPEITLTGADEAEGLWYLEDIFINVEDQLHTSGTAIYRDHYRREDGAWRIARTEYDRVIEIVLPLDPQTRITAHRLGTVGRKPHERTDISHFIQWDNG; encoded by the coding sequence ATGGCATATTCGCTGCAGCAGCTGAGCGACATGGAGGATATCCGCACGCTCAAGCATCGCTATTTCCGGGGCATCGATACGGCAGACATGGCCTTGCTGGCAACGCTCTTCACGGACGATGTCAGCGTCGAATATCGTGGCGGCGGCTATAAGGTGAAGCTAGCCGGGCGGGACAATATGATGGATTTCCTGGCCAACAGCTTCCATTCCGGCACGGCCGCAATGCATCATGGCCATATGCCCGAAATCACCCTGACCGGCGCGGATGAGGCGGAGGGCCTCTGGTATCTCGAAGATATCTTCATCAATGTCGAGGATCAGCTCCACACAAGCGGCACCGCCATCTACCGCGACCACTATCGCCGGGAAGACGGCGCCTGGCGGATCGCGCGGACCGAATATGACCGGGTGATCGAGATCGTCCTGCCGCTGGATCCGCAGACGCGAATCACTGCTCACCGGCTTGGTACCGTCGGACGCAAGCCACACGAACGCACCGACATCAGCCATTTCATCCAATGGGATAATGGCTGA
- a CDS encoding SDR family oxidoreductase yields MSRAGQGKVAIVTGGTRGIGAAIVRRLLEEGYDVATCGRTAPEAPIAADGREAVFDACDIRDPAAVAGWIAAVAQRHGRIDLVVNNAGGSPQADAATASARFSERILQLNLLAPLYVAQAAYPHLKAAGGSIVNIASVSAVRPSPGTAIYGAAKAGLVSLTTSLAQEWGPEVRVNAIIVGLIETETSELTYGSEGAQDRIAASLPLKRMGRGTDIADAVLFLGSPGAAYISGARLDVHGGGERPLFLEIVKQEAGQA; encoded by the coding sequence GTGAGCAGGGCAGGGCAAGGCAAGGTGGCAATCGTCACAGGCGGGACGCGGGGAATTGGTGCCGCCATCGTCCGCCGGCTGCTGGAGGAGGGCTATGATGTCGCCACCTGCGGCCGCACCGCGCCCGAGGCACCGATCGCCGCCGATGGACGCGAGGCGGTATTCGATGCCTGCGATATTCGCGATCCCGCGGCCGTGGCCGGCTGGATCGCCGCCGTGGCGCAACGCCATGGCCGCATCGACCTGGTCGTCAACAATGCCGGCGGCTCACCTCAGGCCGATGCCGCCACAGCCAGCGCCCGCTTTTCCGAACGCATATTGCAACTGAACCTGCTCGCGCCCCTCTATGTGGCGCAGGCCGCCTATCCGCATCTGAAGGCGGCGGGCGGTTCGATCGTCAATATCGCCAGCGTATCGGCGGTCCGGCCCTCGCCGGGCACGGCCATTTACGGCGCGGCCAAGGCGGGACTGGTCAGCCTGACGACCAGCCTCGCGCAGGAATGGGGGCCGGAGGTGCGCGTCAACGCGATCATCGTCGGCCTCATTGAAACCGAAACGTCGGAACTGACCTATGGCAGCGAAGGCGCGCAGGATCGCATCGCCGCCTCCCTCCCGCTCAAGCGCATGGGCCGCGGGACGGACATTGCCGATGCGGTGCTGTTCCTCGGCTCGCCGGGAGCCGCCTATATCAGCGGCGCACGGCTCGACGTCCATGGCGGCGGAGAACGGCCGCTGTTCCTGGAAATCGTCAAGCAGGAAGCCGGGCAGGCGTAA
- a CDS encoding nuclear transport factor 2 family protein: MTVTLESLAARIAALEDINAIRQLKARYLRACDLKQVDDLRDTLLPQGLKLDYQNFPLFTDREAFIALFESMACQGGVYDLHHAGNADIELTGPDEARGRWTLNFRTIILGLRSVTQLVVEYEDVYRRQDGRWWIAESVSRISSMLTEEIAEDGVSRYLVWGEAPPAPAQAAE, translated from the coding sequence ATGACAGTCACTCTGGAAAGCCTCGCTGCGCGCATCGCCGCGCTGGAGGATATCAATGCCATCCGCCAGCTCAAGGCCCGCTATCTGCGCGCCTGTGACCTCAAGCAGGTGGACGATCTGCGCGACACGCTGCTGCCGCAGGGGCTGAAGCTGGACTATCAGAATTTCCCCCTGTTCACGGATCGGGAGGCCTTCATCGCCCTCTTTGAGAGCATGGCCTGTCAGGGCGGCGTCTACGACCTGCATCATGCGGGCAATGCGGATATCGAACTGACGGGGCCGGACGAGGCGCGGGGGCGCTGGACGCTCAATTTCCGCACCATCATCCTGGGACTGCGCTCCGTGACGCAATTGGTGGTGGAATATGAGGATGTCTACCGCCGCCAGGACGGCCGCTGGTGGATCGCGGAATCGGTCAGCCGCATCAGCTCCATGCTGACGGAGGAAATCGCGGAGGACGGTGTGTCCCGCTATCTCGTCTGGGGTGAGGCGCCGCCCGCTCCGGCGCAGGCCGCTGAATGA
- a CDS encoding glucose 1-dehydrogenase: MINYGMDGKVALVTGAGGGIGRAAALAFARSGAAVLVSDVNEAGGLETVALIEAQGGKAAWQQCDVSDGAQVKAMVAAAVTHFGRLDYAFNNAGINNLGRDEYEEEVWAKAIGINLSGVMLCMREEAEVMLKQGGGAIVNTASINGLVGNPSQPGYVASKHGVVGLTRHGALRWAKAGIRVNAVCPGVIETAMTAAVTADPQLRTVVESMTPMGRMGKAEEIAEAVVWLCSDAASFVTGHPMVVDGAATAV, translated from the coding sequence ATGATCAATTACGGCATGGACGGCAAGGTTGCGCTGGTTACAGGCGCGGGCGGCGGCATCGGCCGGGCGGCGGCGCTCGCCTTCGCCCGCTCGGGCGCCGCGGTTCTCGTCAGCGACGTGAACGAGGCGGGTGGCCTGGAAACCGTGGCTCTGATCGAGGCACAGGGCGGCAAGGCGGCCTGGCAGCAGTGCGACGTCAGCGATGGCGCGCAGGTGAAGGCGATGGTCGCCGCCGCCGTCACGCATTTCGGGCGGCTGGACTATGCGTTCAACAATGCCGGGATCAACAATCTGGGCCGCGACGAATATGAGGAAGAGGTCTGGGCGAAGGCGATCGGCATCAACCTCAGCGGCGTGATGCTCTGCATGCGCGAAGAGGCGGAAGTAATGCTGAAGCAGGGTGGCGGCGCGATCGTCAACACGGCCTCCATCAACGGTCTGGTCGGTAATCCCAGCCAGCCCGGCTATGTCGCGTCCAAGCATGGCGTCGTTGGTCTGACCCGCCACGGAGCGCTGCGCTGGGCAAAGGCTGGCATCCGCGTCAATGCGGTCTGCCCCGGCGTCATCGAAACCGCGATGACCGCAGCAGTCACCGCCGATCCGCAGCTGCGTACGGTGGTCGAGAGCATGACCCCCATGGGCCGCATGGGCAAGGCGGAAGAGATCGCTGAAGCGGTGGTCTGGCTCTGCTCCGACGCTGCCAGCTTCGTGACGGGCCATCCGATGGTCGTGGACGGCGCCGCGACGGCAGTTTGA
- a CDS encoding MFS transporter → MKLNSGLLALAIGAFGIGVTEFAPMGLLPVIARDLGVSIPGAGLLISAYALGVMIGAPLMTLTTGRMPRRTLLIGLAGIFTLGNLLAAMSDSYGMLLAARVLTSFNHGAFFGVGSIVAASLVPPQRQAGAVAAMFMGLTIANVVGVPLATWVGEHLGWRASFWGIAGLGVATITALRLTLPVLPAAQGGNALAEVRVLLRPVVLGALALTVIGSSAMFTVFTYIAPILHDATHASLAFVTAMLVTYGVGLTVGNWLGGHYADRSVDLTLAATLASLSAILIAFAFLMGNAIASAVLIFLWGVASFALVPPLQLRVMTAAADAPNLASAVNIGAFNLGNAFGAALGGGVIASGLGYPAVAIAGAATSAIGLAAVLLNMRSVMSRGPAPSFETGH, encoded by the coding sequence ATCAAGTTGAATTCCGGCCTTTTGGCCCTCGCAATCGGCGCATTCGGCATCGGCGTTACAGAATTTGCTCCGATGGGCCTGCTCCCGGTCATCGCGCGGGATCTGGGGGTGTCGATACCGGGTGCGGGCCTCCTGATCAGCGCCTATGCGCTTGGCGTGATGATCGGCGCACCCCTTATGACGTTGACCACAGGTCGGATGCCGCGACGGACCTTGCTGATCGGCCTTGCCGGCATCTTCACGCTCGGCAACCTTCTGGCCGCGATGTCGGACAGCTACGGCATGTTGCTCGCCGCACGCGTGCTCACTTCCTTCAATCACGGCGCCTTCTTCGGCGTCGGATCGATCGTGGCTGCAAGCCTGGTGCCGCCACAGCGCCAGGCAGGCGCAGTCGCCGCCATGTTCATGGGGCTGACGATCGCCAATGTCGTTGGAGTTCCACTGGCGACCTGGGTAGGGGAACATCTCGGCTGGCGCGCGTCCTTCTGGGGCATTGCGGGGCTTGGCGTGGCCACTATCACCGCATTACGTCTCACCCTTCCCGTCCTACCCGCCGCGCAGGGCGGAAATGCTCTGGCCGAGGTTCGCGTCCTCCTCCGACCGGTCGTCCTTGGAGCGCTTGCACTCACCGTCATCGGGTCGAGCGCGATGTTCACCGTGTTCACCTATATCGCGCCCATTCTTCACGACGCGACCCATGCATCGCTCGCTTTTGTGACGGCGATGCTGGTCACCTATGGGGTTGGTCTTACCGTCGGCAACTGGTTGGGCGGGCACTATGCCGATCGCTCGGTCGATCTGACCCTTGCCGCAACGCTCGCATCGCTTTCGGCGATCCTGATCGCATTCGCTTTCCTCATGGGTAACGCTATAGCCAGCGCAGTATTGATCTTCCTATGGGGCGTTGCCAGCTTCGCCCTGGTGCCGCCCCTCCAGCTGCGCGTGATGACCGCTGCGGCCGACGCCCCTAATCTCGCATCGGCGGTCAACATCGGCGCTTTCAATCTGGGCAATGCCTTTGGTGCGGCTTTGGGCGGTGGTGTAATCGCAAGCGGGCTTGGCTATCCGGCAGTGGCGATCGCGGGTGCCGCGACTTCGGCGATCGGCCTAGCGGCAGTACTGCTCAACATGCGCAGTGTAATGTCGCGAGGGCCTGCCCCGAGCTTTGAAACAGGCCATTAA
- a CDS encoding LysR substrate-binding domain-containing protein has protein sequence MDAKLVNEDRARSLALFATVLDMGSFSAAGRALGLSPSAVSRAIDRIEARLGVRLLLRTTRLLTPTAEGQAYLQAARRILADLDEAEQSISDQGTPRGRLRVSASLAHGRLCVVPLLSAFLDLYPNVLIDIALTDTTVDIAAGQADVAIRFGPLSDSSLTARKLGDNGRVIVASPDYLTRHGTPSAPEELHDHNCLNFNFRRAEPVWPFRRDGQDFALSVKGTIEANNGETLGQLAAAGVGIARVGAFSVAEELADGRLVPILEEFNPGDIEQIHAVFVGGANTPARVRVFVDFLAANLG, from the coding sequence ATGGACGCAAAATTGGTCAATGAAGATCGTGCACGATCCCTGGCGCTCTTCGCCACGGTGCTGGACATGGGGAGCTTCTCCGCCGCCGGCCGCGCTCTTGGGCTCAGTCCTTCCGCGGTGAGCCGCGCCATCGATCGGATCGAAGCACGACTGGGTGTGCGGTTGCTGTTGCGGACGACGCGCCTGCTGACGCCGACAGCGGAGGGGCAGGCCTATTTGCAGGCAGCGCGGCGCATCCTCGCGGATCTCGACGAGGCTGAGCAGTCAATCTCGGATCAGGGCACGCCGCGCGGGCGACTGCGGGTGAGCGCGTCCCTGGCGCACGGTCGGCTCTGCGTCGTGCCATTATTGAGCGCCTTTCTCGACCTTTATCCGAACGTCTTGATTGATATCGCGCTGACTGACACGACAGTGGATATCGCCGCTGGTCAGGCTGACGTCGCGATCCGCTTCGGGCCGCTCTCGGACAGCAGCCTGACCGCGCGGAAACTGGGTGATAATGGCAGAGTTATCGTGGCGTCGCCCGATTACCTCACCCGGCACGGCACTCCGAGCGCTCCAGAGGAGCTGCACGATCATAATTGCCTGAACTTCAATTTTCGCCGCGCTGAGCCGGTGTGGCCTTTCCGACGCGATGGGCAGGATTTCGCTTTGTCGGTGAAAGGGACGATTGAAGCCAATAACGGCGAAACACTTGGTCAACTTGCGGCCGCCGGTGTCGGCATCGCGCGCGTCGGCGCCTTCAGTGTCGCGGAGGAACTGGCTGATGGCAGGCTGGTGCCGATCCTGGAAGAATTTAATCCGGGCGATATTGAGCAGATTCACGCAGTCTTCGTCGGTGGCGCAAATACGCCCGCGCGCGTGCGCGTTTTTGTCGATTTCTTGGCTGCCAATCTTGGTTGA